The Tachyglossus aculeatus isolate mTacAcu1 chromosome 22, mTacAcu1.pri, whole genome shotgun sequence genome window below encodes:
- the LOC119944009 gene encoding olfactory receptor 4S2-like, protein MEKINNVTEFELLGFSQNVQVQKTCFVIFFLFYAIILVGNSLIMLTICFGKLYRSPMYFFLIYLSLIDLCYSSFTAPKMIKDLISERKTISFEGCMMQLFGVHFFGSTEIFLLTVMAYDRYVAICKPLHYVKIMNWSVCNKMLLGTWVGGIIHSMIQLSLVVRLPFCGPNVIDHYFCDVHPMLKLACANAYVAGVVDTANTGTITLGPFLILIFSYTIILWSLRHQSKEGRRKALSTCVSHIVVVIIFFGPCIFMYMRPDITYSVDKMFAIFYTIITPMLNPLIYTLRNAVVKNAMKKLWSRKVVLQK, encoded by the coding sequence ATGGAAAAGATAAACAATGTCACGGAATTTGAGCTCTTGGGATTTTCTCAGAATGTACAAGTGCAGAAGACATGTTTTGTGATATTTTTCCTCTTCTATGCCATCATCCTTGTGGGAAACAGCCTCATCATGCTGACCATCTGTTTCGGGAAACTCTACAggtcacccatgtacttcttcctcatctATCTGTCTCTGATAGATCTTTGCTACTCCTCCTTCACAGCCCCCAAGATGATCAAAGACCTGATCTCGGAAAGGAAAACCATCTCCTTTGAGGGGTGTATGATGCAACTTTTTGGTGTTCATTTCTTTGGTTCCACCGAGATCTTCCTCCTTacagtgatggcctatgaccgttatgtggccatctgcaaacccctccATTATGTGAAGATCATGAACTGGTCTGTATGCAATAAAATGCTTCTGGGCACATGGGTTGGGGGCATCATCCACTCCATGATTCAGTTGTCCCTGGTTGTCCggctgcccttctgtggccccaatgtgaTCGATCACTATTTTTGCGATGTCCATCCCATGCTGAAACTCGCCTGTGCCAACGCCTATGTCGCCGGTGTTGTAGATACGGCCAATACTGGGACGATCACTCTGGGGCCCTTTCTCATCTTGATCTTCTCTTATACCATCATATTGTGGTCTCTGAGACATCAGAGCAAAGAAGGGCGGCGAAAAGCTCTCTCTACCTGTGTTTCTCACATCGTTGTGGTCATCATCTTCTTTGGTCCCTGCATTTTTATGTACATGCGACCAGACATCACCTATTCAGTAGATAAAATGTTTGCCATATTTTATACCATCATCACCCCCATGTTAAACCCTCTGATCTATACTCTGAGGAATGCAGTGGTGAAGAATGCCATGAAGAAGTTGTGGAGTAGGAAAGTGGTTTTGCAAAAATGA